GTTTGAAACTCACTACTTAGTAGACATTGAACAAGAACAAATCGGCCGAGTATTGAAACTTGAATCGATTAAGGATGGAAACACATGGAAGGATATGGATGTTTTAGTGTTCAATACTTGGCTTTGGTGGTACCGGAGAGGACCGAAGCAACCGTATGAGCTCGAAAAACTTGGCAAATGTGGAAGATTTGTGAATTCAATTGAAAAGGAATCAAGCTGAtgtattgtgtttgatttttctgcTTCAAATTTCAGATGGGATTATGTTCAAGAAGGGCAGAGTATACTTAAGGACATGGACCGTATGGTGGCTTTTCAGAAAGGTTTAACAACTTGGGCAAAATGGGTCGATTCGGATGTCGATACGAGTAAAACCACAGTTATTTTTCAGGGAATTTCTCCATTTCATTACCAGTAAGgctctctttcatttttctgATAAGGGTTTTAAgaattgattcatttttttcttttcatttgaaatCAATAGATTAATGCTATTTTCTCACGACTTGAACGTTTTTGCCCCTGAACCAGTGGAGAGGAATGGGACGAACCAGGAGCGACAAATTGTGGAAAGGAGACAGAGCCAGTTAGCGGATCAAGTTACCCTGGTGGTTCACCATTGGCGTTGCAAGTAGTAGAAGATGTGTTAAGTACTATAAAGAAACCTGTTCATTTACTTAATATAACAACTCTTTCACAGCTGAGAAAAGATGGACATCCGAGCTCTTACAATGGCTTTAAGGGCATGGATTGTACTCATTGGTGTGTTGCAGGAGTT
This region of Populus alba chromosome 3, ASM523922v2, whole genome shotgun sequence genomic DNA includes:
- the LOC118054274 gene encoding protein trichome birefringence-like 38 gives rise to the protein MDSGTRRSSCVLFAIFITFSCLFFSSSSKTLQISTTKKNVWECTKWQKSDCNRYEGSWVQDTSYPLYNSSACPFIRKEFDCQKYGRPDHLYLQYRWQPSACDLPRFNGKDLLEKLKGKKIMFIGDSVSLNHYESLLCLLHAAVPDARITTQTSNSTNTVTFEDHGVSISVFETHYLVDIEQEQIGRVLKLESIKDGNTWKDMDVLVFNTWLWWYRRGPKQPWDYVQEGQSILKDMDRMVAFQKGLTTWAKWVDSDVDTSKTTVIFQGISPFHYHGEEWDEPGATNCGKETEPVSGSSYPGGSPLALQVVEDVLSTIKKPVHLLNITTLSQLRKDGHPSSYNGFKGMDCTHWCVAGVPDTWNELLYTAITS